The proteins below come from a single Salinilacihabitans rarus genomic window:
- a CDS encoding 30S ribosomal protein S6e → MASFSVVVGDPESGESYQLEADDQDANRFIGKSIGEEVDGNAVGLDGYTLEITGGSDDAGRPLNESVAGPNLKEVLMEGRQTGYRPEREGERRRITVRGREVSDAVAQINASIVERGSADVDELLGEGDDE, encoded by the coding sequence ATGGCAAGCTTCAGTGTCGTCGTCGGCGACCCCGAGTCGGGGGAGTCGTACCAGCTCGAGGCGGACGATCAGGACGCGAACCGGTTCATCGGCAAGTCCATCGGCGAGGAGGTCGACGGGAACGCCGTCGGCCTCGACGGCTACACGCTCGAGATCACCGGCGGCTCCGACGACGCGGGCCGCCCGCTGAACGAGTCGGTCGCCGGCCCGAACCTCAAGGAAGTGCTGATGGAGGGGCGCCAGACGGGCTATCGCCCCGAACGCGAGGGTGAGCGCCGCCGGATCACGGTCCGCGGCCGCGAGGTCTCCGACGCCGTCGCCCAGATCAACGCCTCGATCGTCGAGCGCGGGAGCGCGGACGTCGACGAACTGCTCGGCGAGGGCGACGACGAGTAA
- a CDS encoding DUF5807 family protein, translating into MSDAREEFLAGERPEDVVLFLSEAAVDDDRLAEFGERVDGGTLLVVDGERGRNAFRAATGVGAMEFAGAAMQVEGVVDDDLAGGTCPDAPDGGDHEVRFVFAFAEERNEEVGGIYAEGPVVHAYAQCACGTRYSDRWAIPGAE; encoded by the coding sequence ATGAGCGACGCACGCGAGGAGTTTCTGGCGGGCGAGCGGCCCGAGGACGTGGTGCTGTTCCTCTCGGAGGCGGCCGTCGACGACGACCGCCTCGCCGAGTTCGGCGAGCGCGTCGACGGCGGAACCCTGCTCGTCGTCGACGGCGAGCGCGGCCGCAACGCGTTTCGGGCGGCGACCGGCGTCGGCGCGATGGAGTTTGCGGGCGCGGCGATGCAGGTAGAGGGCGTCGTCGACGACGACCTCGCCGGCGGCACCTGCCCCGACGCCCCCGACGGCGGCGACCACGAGGTCCGGTTCGTCTTCGCGTTCGCCGAGGAACGAAACGAGGAGGTCGGCGGCATCTACGCCGAGGGGCCGGTCGTCCACGCCTACGCCCAGTGTGCCTGCGGGACGCGGTACTCGGATCGGTGGGCGATCCCGGGCGCCGAGTGA
- a CDS encoding DUF7112 family protein — translation MADRVSSDHPSVETVRATLAETATGIRVDLPGDEQEAFPADEVVRVVLDGDERFARVERALTGEELSIPGVYDTPDFAREPREGTDRLPGWVDDNGVRTGGSVLVDVVEPEFLYGLRAPGETAYYDAREPPADSLAEIAKDLED, via the coding sequence ATGGCCGACCGAGTCTCGAGCGACCACCCGTCGGTGGAGACGGTGCGCGCGACCCTCGCCGAGACGGCGACCGGGATCCGCGTCGACCTCCCCGGCGACGAGCAGGAGGCGTTCCCCGCCGACGAGGTGGTTCGGGTCGTCCTCGACGGCGACGAGCGGTTCGCCCGCGTCGAGCGGGCGCTGACGGGCGAGGAGCTGTCGATCCCCGGCGTCTACGACACGCCCGACTTCGCGCGCGAGCCGCGGGAGGGGACCGACCGGCTCCCCGGGTGGGTCGACGACAACGGCGTGCGCACGGGCGGCTCCGTGCTCGTCGACGTCGTCGAACCCGAGTTCCTCTACGGCCTTCGCGCACCCGGCGAGACGGCCTACTACGACGCGCGCGAGCCGCCGGCCGACAGCCTCGCGGAGATCGCGAAGGACCTCGAGGACTAG